In a genomic window of Quercus lobata isolate SW786 chromosome 4, ValleyOak3.0 Primary Assembly, whole genome shotgun sequence:
- the LOC115987796 gene encoding RING-H2 finger protein ATL52-like, translating to MGSMNNPNPWSPYATYRDCNQGICSIYCPQWCSIIVPPPPSFRFGLGDDNDPSGFQFSPLIVAVIGILASAFILVCYYTIISKYCRRRGRNSNTTMELNHDRDFINHESLQAASSGLDETLIKSIKVCKYKKGDGSVEGTDCPVCLSEFKENESLRLLPKCNHAFHLPCIDTWLKSHSSCPLCRSNINIIASTNSLPPQVPAHPSQETPPATNVSALQYQHANDTILVVQDLEGGAREEAVVSLVLSDDVMPKTSIPGLGHGDISQTRDNTIEIRQDGLQPLRRSFSMNYSVCQGHVSIADILREGDNGEECAIEILDIGSSKGLEESHCKADNRKGMKRSISTGRFMFTRYGKGSISDIPN from the coding sequence ATGGGTTCTATGAACAACCCAAATCCTTGGTCACCCTATGCGACATATAGGGATTGTAACCAAGGAATTTGTAGCATATATTGCCCACAATGGTGCTCTATCATTGTGCCTCCTCCCCCTTCTTTTCGTTTTGGTCTTGGAGATGATAATGATCCTTCAGGCTTTCAATTCTCTCCTCTCATAGTAGCAGTCATTGGCATCTTAGCAAGTGCTTTTATCTTGGTATGTTACTACACAATCATCTCAAAATACTGTAGGAGAAGAGGTAGAAACAGTAACACAACCATGGAACTTAACCATGATCGTGATTTCATCAATCATGAATCATTGCAAGCTGCTTCTTCAGGATTGGATGAGACCCTTATCAAGTCAATCAAAGTTTGCAAGTACAAGAAAGGTGACGGGTCAGTTGAAGGCACTGATTGCCCTGTTTGTCTAAGTGAGTTCAAAGAAAATGAGAGTCTAAGGCTGTTACCAAAGTGCAACCATGCTTTTCATCTCCCATGCATTGATACTTGGTTGAAATCTCACTCAAGTTGTCCTCTTTGCCGCtccaatattaatattattgcTTCTACCAATTCTTTGCCACCTCAAGTACCAGCTCATCCAAGCCAAGAAACTCCACCAGCAACTAATGTTTCTGCTCTCCAATACCAACATGCCAATGATACTATTCTAGTAGTACAAGATTTAGAAGGTGGTGCTCGTGAAGAGGCTGTTGTTAGCCTTGTACTTAGTGATGATGTTATGCCTAAAACTTCAATTCCAGGTCTTGGACATGGAGACATTTCTCAAACAAGAGATAACACGATTGAAATTAGACAAGATGGACTTCAGCCATTGAGGAGGTCTTTTTCAATGAATTATTCTGTGTGTCAAGGCCATGTTTCAATTGCTGACATATTACGCGAAGGCGACAATGGTGAGGAATGTGCAATCGAGATTTTGGACATTGGATCCTCAAAGGGACTTGAAGAAAGTCATTGCAAGGCAGATAATAGAAAAGGAATGAAGAGGTCGATTTCCACAGGAAGATTTATGTTCACAAGGTATGGGAAAGGAAGTATTTCTGACATtccaaattga
- the LOC115987795 gene encoding uncharacterized protein LOC115987795 isoform X1, translating into MSSSKSASHGLDDNGVQKQSTDFVDRTNIEKQLDSRNLKGDVNFSHLQDREAMELYSRARAQEEEIQFLREQIALACLKEMRLLNEKYALEMKFSDLRMAIDEKQNEAITSALNELVRRKSALEGNLKLAHDLKAAEDERYVFMSSMLGLLAEYGIWPRVLNASVISDNLKRLHDQLQWKIRTSHDRMRELISVVDNLGGNSSHDNDSPDFDNLRDQLHHTPMVLWGPQPTGDMPRYMQHNDLANISSNIDRKMADPLTRGSIYNGNVRGKVETEPVLDPADNGSVSEEGPGIENFQIIGDAIPGCRLLGCGYPVRGTSLCMFQWVRHLQDGTRQYIEGATNPEYIVTADDVDKLIAVECIPMDDIGHQGELVKRFANDQNKIKCDPEMQKEIDENIARGQAMFRVLFLMDSSENWEQATLFLKRSSYQIKINSSEAVGIQEKFSKDLSIKIPSGLSTQFVLTSSDGASHPLNTYSVRLRDTLVLTTRMFQSKALDEKRKGRA; encoded by the exons ATGTCTTCAAGTAAGAGTGCTTCGCATGGGCTTGATGATAATGGGGTTCAGAAACAAAGCACTGATTTTGTAGACAG GACTAATATTGAGAAACAACTTGATTCCAGGAATTTGAAAGGAGATGTCAATTTTAGTCATCTTCAAGACCGAGAGGCTATG GAACTTTATTCACGAGCCAGAGCGCAGGAAGAGGAGATCCAATTTCTTCGTGAACAAATTGCTCTTGCGTGTTTGAAG GAAATGCGGCTATTGAATGAGAAGTATGCATTAGAGATGAAATTCTCCGACTTGCGAatg gCTATTGATGAGAAGCAAAATGAAGCCATTACCTCTGCCTTAAACGAGTTGGTTAGGAGAAAAAGTGCCCTTGAAGGAAATTTGAAATTGGCTCATGATTTGAAG GCTGCAGAGGACGAGCGATATGTCTTCATGTCTTCCATGCTTGGGTTATTGGCTGAATATGGTATTTGGCCGCGCGTTCTAAATGCCTCTGTTATATCCGATAATTTAAAG CGGTTACATGATCAACTGCAATGGAAGATCAGAACTTCACAT GATAGAATGAGAGAATTAATATCTGTAGTGGACAATCTTGGTGGAAATAGCTCTCATGATAATGACAGCCCAGATTTTGACAATTTGAGAGATCAACTTCATCATACACCCATGGTACTATGG GGTCCACAACCAACTGGGGATATGCCGAGATATATGCAGCATAATGATCTTGCAAATATATCATCCAATATTGATAG GAAGATGGCTGACCCTCTAACCCGTGGCTCAATTTATAATGGCAATGTGAGGGGCAAAGTAGAAACAGAACCAGTGCTTGATCCTGCAGACAATGGCTCTGTTTCTGAAG AGGGCCCTGGCATAGAGAACTTTCAGATTATTGGTGATGCAATACCAGGATGCAGGCTTCTTGGATGCGGATATCCTGTACGTGGGACTTCTCTGTGTATGTTTCAG TGGGTTCGTCATCTTCAGGATGGCACCAGGCAGTACATCGAAG GAGCCACAAATCCAGAATATATTGTTACAGCTGATGATGTTGATAAACTGATTGCTGTTGAGTGCATACCAATGGATGACATAGGCCATCAG GGGGAACTTGTGAAGCGTTTTGCTAATGAtcagaacaaaataaaatgtg ACCCTGAAATGCAAAAGGAGATTGATGAAAATATTGCTCGAGGACAAGCCATGTTTAGAGTTCTATTTCTG ATGGATTCTTCTGAGAATTGGGAGCAAGCTACTTTGTTTTTGAAACGGTCAAGCTACCAAATTAAGATCAATAGCTCAGAAGCTGTGGGAATTCAAGAGAAATTTTCGAAGGATCTATCA ATAAAAATTCCCAGTGGGCTTTCAACTCAATTTGTTTTGACATCTTCTGATGGAGCTTCTCATCCCTTAAACACATACAGTGTTcg aTTGCGTGACACTCTTGTGTTGACTACGAGAATGTTTCAAAGCAAG GCACTAGATGAAAAGAGGAAAGGAAGAGCCTAG
- the LOC115987795 gene encoding uncharacterized protein LOC115987795 isoform X4 — protein sequence MSSSKSASHGLDDNGVQKQSTDFVDRTNIEKQLDSRNLKGDVNFSHLQDREAMELYSRARAQEEEIQFLREQIALACLKEMRLLNEKYALEMKFSDLRMAIDEKQNEAITSALNELVRRKSALEGNLKLAHDLKAAEDERYVFMSSMLGLLAEYGIWPRVLNASVISDNLKRLHDQLQWKIRTSHGPQPTGDMPRYMQHNDLANISSNIDRKMADPLTRGSIYNGNVRGKVETEPVLDPADNGSVSEEGPGIENFQIIGDAIPGCRLLGCGYPVRGTSLCMFQWVRHLQDGTRQYIEGATNPEYIVTADDVDKLIAVECIPMDDIGHQGELVKRFANDQNKIKCDPEMQKEIDENIARGQAMFRVLFLMDSSENWEQATLFLKRSSYQIKINSSEAVGIQEKFSKDLSIKIPSGLSTQFVLTSSDGASHPLNTYSVRLRDTLVLTTRMFQSKALDEKRKGRA from the exons ATGTCTTCAAGTAAGAGTGCTTCGCATGGGCTTGATGATAATGGGGTTCAGAAACAAAGCACTGATTTTGTAGACAG GACTAATATTGAGAAACAACTTGATTCCAGGAATTTGAAAGGAGATGTCAATTTTAGTCATCTTCAAGACCGAGAGGCTATG GAACTTTATTCACGAGCCAGAGCGCAGGAAGAGGAGATCCAATTTCTTCGTGAACAAATTGCTCTTGCGTGTTTGAAG GAAATGCGGCTATTGAATGAGAAGTATGCATTAGAGATGAAATTCTCCGACTTGCGAatg gCTATTGATGAGAAGCAAAATGAAGCCATTACCTCTGCCTTAAACGAGTTGGTTAGGAGAAAAAGTGCCCTTGAAGGAAATTTGAAATTGGCTCATGATTTGAAG GCTGCAGAGGACGAGCGATATGTCTTCATGTCTTCCATGCTTGGGTTATTGGCTGAATATGGTATTTGGCCGCGCGTTCTAAATGCCTCTGTTATATCCGATAATTTAAAG CGGTTACATGATCAACTGCAATGGAAGATCAGAACTTCACAT GGTCCACAACCAACTGGGGATATGCCGAGATATATGCAGCATAATGATCTTGCAAATATATCATCCAATATTGATAG GAAGATGGCTGACCCTCTAACCCGTGGCTCAATTTATAATGGCAATGTGAGGGGCAAAGTAGAAACAGAACCAGTGCTTGATCCTGCAGACAATGGCTCTGTTTCTGAAG AGGGCCCTGGCATAGAGAACTTTCAGATTATTGGTGATGCAATACCAGGATGCAGGCTTCTTGGATGCGGATATCCTGTACGTGGGACTTCTCTGTGTATGTTTCAG TGGGTTCGTCATCTTCAGGATGGCACCAGGCAGTACATCGAAG GAGCCACAAATCCAGAATATATTGTTACAGCTGATGATGTTGATAAACTGATTGCTGTTGAGTGCATACCAATGGATGACATAGGCCATCAG GGGGAACTTGTGAAGCGTTTTGCTAATGAtcagaacaaaataaaatgtg ACCCTGAAATGCAAAAGGAGATTGATGAAAATATTGCTCGAGGACAAGCCATGTTTAGAGTTCTATTTCTG ATGGATTCTTCTGAGAATTGGGAGCAAGCTACTTTGTTTTTGAAACGGTCAAGCTACCAAATTAAGATCAATAGCTCAGAAGCTGTGGGAATTCAAGAGAAATTTTCGAAGGATCTATCA ATAAAAATTCCCAGTGGGCTTTCAACTCAATTTGTTTTGACATCTTCTGATGGAGCTTCTCATCCCTTAAACACATACAGTGTTcg aTTGCGTGACACTCTTGTGTTGACTACGAGAATGTTTCAAAGCAAG GCACTAGATGAAAAGAGGAAAGGAAGAGCCTAG
- the LOC115987795 gene encoding uncharacterized protein LOC115987795 isoform X2, translating into MSSSKSASHGLDDNGVQKQSTDFVDRTNIEKQLDSRNLKGDVNFSHLQDREAMELYSRARAQEEEIQFLREQIALACLKEMRLLNEKYALEMKFSDLRMAIDEKQNEAITSALNELVRRKSALEGNLKLAHDLKAAEDERYVFMSSMLGLLAEYGIWPRVLNASVISDNLKRLHDQLQWKIRTSHDRMRELISVVDNLGGNSSHDNDSPDFDNLRDQLHHTPMGPQPTGDMPRYMQHNDLANISSNIDRKMADPLTRGSIYNGNVRGKVETEPVLDPADNGSVSEEGPGIENFQIIGDAIPGCRLLGCGYPVRGTSLCMFQWVRHLQDGTRQYIEGATNPEYIVTADDVDKLIAVECIPMDDIGHQGELVKRFANDQNKIKCDPEMQKEIDENIARGQAMFRVLFLMDSSENWEQATLFLKRSSYQIKINSSEAVGIQEKFSKDLSIKIPSGLSTQFVLTSSDGASHPLNTYSVRLRDTLVLTTRMFQSKALDEKRKGRA; encoded by the exons ATGTCTTCAAGTAAGAGTGCTTCGCATGGGCTTGATGATAATGGGGTTCAGAAACAAAGCACTGATTTTGTAGACAG GACTAATATTGAGAAACAACTTGATTCCAGGAATTTGAAAGGAGATGTCAATTTTAGTCATCTTCAAGACCGAGAGGCTATG GAACTTTATTCACGAGCCAGAGCGCAGGAAGAGGAGATCCAATTTCTTCGTGAACAAATTGCTCTTGCGTGTTTGAAG GAAATGCGGCTATTGAATGAGAAGTATGCATTAGAGATGAAATTCTCCGACTTGCGAatg gCTATTGATGAGAAGCAAAATGAAGCCATTACCTCTGCCTTAAACGAGTTGGTTAGGAGAAAAAGTGCCCTTGAAGGAAATTTGAAATTGGCTCATGATTTGAAG GCTGCAGAGGACGAGCGATATGTCTTCATGTCTTCCATGCTTGGGTTATTGGCTGAATATGGTATTTGGCCGCGCGTTCTAAATGCCTCTGTTATATCCGATAATTTAAAG CGGTTACATGATCAACTGCAATGGAAGATCAGAACTTCACAT GATAGAATGAGAGAATTAATATCTGTAGTGGACAATCTTGGTGGAAATAGCTCTCATGATAATGACAGCCCAGATTTTGACAATTTGAGAGATCAACTTCATCATACACCCATG GGTCCACAACCAACTGGGGATATGCCGAGATATATGCAGCATAATGATCTTGCAAATATATCATCCAATATTGATAG GAAGATGGCTGACCCTCTAACCCGTGGCTCAATTTATAATGGCAATGTGAGGGGCAAAGTAGAAACAGAACCAGTGCTTGATCCTGCAGACAATGGCTCTGTTTCTGAAG AGGGCCCTGGCATAGAGAACTTTCAGATTATTGGTGATGCAATACCAGGATGCAGGCTTCTTGGATGCGGATATCCTGTACGTGGGACTTCTCTGTGTATGTTTCAG TGGGTTCGTCATCTTCAGGATGGCACCAGGCAGTACATCGAAG GAGCCACAAATCCAGAATATATTGTTACAGCTGATGATGTTGATAAACTGATTGCTGTTGAGTGCATACCAATGGATGACATAGGCCATCAG GGGGAACTTGTGAAGCGTTTTGCTAATGAtcagaacaaaataaaatgtg ACCCTGAAATGCAAAAGGAGATTGATGAAAATATTGCTCGAGGACAAGCCATGTTTAGAGTTCTATTTCTG ATGGATTCTTCTGAGAATTGGGAGCAAGCTACTTTGTTTTTGAAACGGTCAAGCTACCAAATTAAGATCAATAGCTCAGAAGCTGTGGGAATTCAAGAGAAATTTTCGAAGGATCTATCA ATAAAAATTCCCAGTGGGCTTTCAACTCAATTTGTTTTGACATCTTCTGATGGAGCTTCTCATCCCTTAAACACATACAGTGTTcg aTTGCGTGACACTCTTGTGTTGACTACGAGAATGTTTCAAAGCAAG GCACTAGATGAAAAGAGGAAAGGAAGAGCCTAG
- the LOC115987795 gene encoding uncharacterized protein LOC115987795 isoform X3 produces MSSSKSASHGLDDNGVQKQSTDFVDRNLKGDVNFSHLQDREAMELYSRARAQEEEIQFLREQIALACLKEMRLLNEKYALEMKFSDLRMAIDEKQNEAITSALNELVRRKSALEGNLKLAHDLKAAEDERYVFMSSMLGLLAEYGIWPRVLNASVISDNLKRLHDQLQWKIRTSHDRMRELISVVDNLGGNSSHDNDSPDFDNLRDQLHHTPMVLWGPQPTGDMPRYMQHNDLANISSNIDRKMADPLTRGSIYNGNVRGKVETEPVLDPADNGSVSEEGPGIENFQIIGDAIPGCRLLGCGYPVRGTSLCMFQWVRHLQDGTRQYIEGATNPEYIVTADDVDKLIAVECIPMDDIGHQGELVKRFANDQNKIKCDPEMQKEIDENIARGQAMFRVLFLMDSSENWEQATLFLKRSSYQIKINSSEAVGIQEKFSKDLSIKIPSGLSTQFVLTSSDGASHPLNTYSVRLRDTLVLTTRMFQSKALDEKRKGRA; encoded by the exons ATGTCTTCAAGTAAGAGTGCTTCGCATGGGCTTGATGATAATGGGGTTCAGAAACAAAGCACTGATTTTGTAGACAG GAATTTGAAAGGAGATGTCAATTTTAGTCATCTTCAAGACCGAGAGGCTATG GAACTTTATTCACGAGCCAGAGCGCAGGAAGAGGAGATCCAATTTCTTCGTGAACAAATTGCTCTTGCGTGTTTGAAG GAAATGCGGCTATTGAATGAGAAGTATGCATTAGAGATGAAATTCTCCGACTTGCGAatg gCTATTGATGAGAAGCAAAATGAAGCCATTACCTCTGCCTTAAACGAGTTGGTTAGGAGAAAAAGTGCCCTTGAAGGAAATTTGAAATTGGCTCATGATTTGAAG GCTGCAGAGGACGAGCGATATGTCTTCATGTCTTCCATGCTTGGGTTATTGGCTGAATATGGTATTTGGCCGCGCGTTCTAAATGCCTCTGTTATATCCGATAATTTAAAG CGGTTACATGATCAACTGCAATGGAAGATCAGAACTTCACAT GATAGAATGAGAGAATTAATATCTGTAGTGGACAATCTTGGTGGAAATAGCTCTCATGATAATGACAGCCCAGATTTTGACAATTTGAGAGATCAACTTCATCATACACCCATGGTACTATGG GGTCCACAACCAACTGGGGATATGCCGAGATATATGCAGCATAATGATCTTGCAAATATATCATCCAATATTGATAG GAAGATGGCTGACCCTCTAACCCGTGGCTCAATTTATAATGGCAATGTGAGGGGCAAAGTAGAAACAGAACCAGTGCTTGATCCTGCAGACAATGGCTCTGTTTCTGAAG AGGGCCCTGGCATAGAGAACTTTCAGATTATTGGTGATGCAATACCAGGATGCAGGCTTCTTGGATGCGGATATCCTGTACGTGGGACTTCTCTGTGTATGTTTCAG TGGGTTCGTCATCTTCAGGATGGCACCAGGCAGTACATCGAAG GAGCCACAAATCCAGAATATATTGTTACAGCTGATGATGTTGATAAACTGATTGCTGTTGAGTGCATACCAATGGATGACATAGGCCATCAG GGGGAACTTGTGAAGCGTTTTGCTAATGAtcagaacaaaataaaatgtg ACCCTGAAATGCAAAAGGAGATTGATGAAAATATTGCTCGAGGACAAGCCATGTTTAGAGTTCTATTTCTG ATGGATTCTTCTGAGAATTGGGAGCAAGCTACTTTGTTTTTGAAACGGTCAAGCTACCAAATTAAGATCAATAGCTCAGAAGCTGTGGGAATTCAAGAGAAATTTTCGAAGGATCTATCA ATAAAAATTCCCAGTGGGCTTTCAACTCAATTTGTTTTGACATCTTCTGATGGAGCTTCTCATCCCTTAAACACATACAGTGTTcg aTTGCGTGACACTCTTGTGTTGACTACGAGAATGTTTCAAAGCAAG GCACTAGATGAAAAGAGGAAAGGAAGAGCCTAG